In Nostoc sp. PCC 7120 = FACHB-418, the genomic stretch AAACTTGGTAAGAAAAAGTTTAAAACCAGAGGCAACATCGTTTGAAGTACTCGATTGTGTTCAAAAAAAATGCCCTTCGTGTGGTCAAGCAATGTGGAATGAATACAATAATCCTCGACATATAAGAACGCTAAATGGGGTAGTAGAACTACAGCTAAAAATTCGGCGATGTCAAAATAAGTCATGTATGCGGTATAAAAAAGCATATCGACCAGAGCAAGAAGGGTCACTCGCTCTACCACAGAACGAATTTGGTTTGGATGTGATTGCTTATATAGGAGCATTACGCTACCAGGAACATAGAAGTGTTCCTCAAATACACACTCACCTTGAATTAAAGGGTATATGTATAAGTAAACGAACGGTCACACACTTAATTGACAGATATGACGAGTTACTTTCTTTATGGCTAAAAGACCATAAAAGATTAAAAGCAATAGTGGCTAATCAAGGACGGGTGATATTAGCCATTGATGGGATGCAGCCAGAAATTGGACATGAGGTATTATGGGTAATTCGAGATTGTCTATCAGGAGAAATTTTACTTGCTAAAACTTTATTATCATCAAGGAATGAAGATTTAGTAGCGTTATTATTAGAAGTGGCTAATACACTGGATGTACCAATTGATGGAGTTGTTAGTGATGGACAACAATCAATTCGTAAAGCTGTTGGGTTAGCATTACCTAAAATTGCTCATGGTTTATGTCATTACCATTACCTGAAAGAAGCAATTAAACCCATATATGAGGCGGATAGAAATGCAAAAAAGGAATTGAAAAAAAAAGTTAGAGGATTACGAGAAATTGAACGTAGTGTTACCAATGAAGATAAGGATTTGGTGACTATTATTGAAGATTATTGCTCGGCAGTCCGTAGTTCTATAACCAATGATGGACATCCACCGTTAGAGGCATCTGGATTAAAGTTACAAGAAAATTTGACTTTGATAGAACAAAGCTTAGAAAGGATGGAAAAAAGAAGTGCTTTACCACCACCTTTAGTTAACCTAAAACACCTTCTAGCTAAGGGATTATCTGCTACTGCATCTTTATTTTCACCTGTGAGGGTTGCATATCAGTGGGTTGATAAAGCTAGTAATATTCTCAACAATAAAATAGGTCTTGATGCTGCTGGGGTCAAACAAAGTTATCAGCAACTGTTGACAGAAATGTCTCAACAAAAGCAGAAAGCTGGTACCCTGAACACTGCAATCGATAACTTTATAAAAACCACCCACAGCTACTGGTCTGGACTTTTTCATTGTTATGAAATTGAAGATTTTCCTAGAACTAATAATGACTTAGAACACGCTTTTGGTATGCTACGTTATCATCAACGTCGTTGTACCGGTCGTAAGGTTGCCCCCTCATCTCTCGTTATTCGTGGTTCTGTCAAACTTGCCTGTGCGATAGCTACTAAGCTTCATTCTTTTACCGCATCTGATTTAGCACAAGTTGATATTCATACTTGGCTCGAATTACGCTCTCAATTGCAAAAACACCACAAAGCCAGAATTGAACAGTATCGATTTCGCAGAGACCCCAAGGCTTACTTGGCTAATCTAGAGAGTCGTCTTCTCTAGTAAGTTTTGCCACGCTAGGTCTTATCTAAAGCTAGTGACTGGAACCAGCAGCTTCTTGAATATGGGCGGCAGTTGAGGCGACAGCAACAGCAACAGGATGATGAATTGAGTCTTTAAATATTTTTTATCACTAAGATTTTTGAGAGCTTGACACTAAATTAGTAAATTCTCTCAAAATATTTTTATATCTTTGACCAGCTACCCCATAAAAATCATTATGGCTGGCGTTATCTACCCATAATTTCAACTTTGGTGACGGGGAAGCTGCATACAACTTTTGTGCATGAGTAAAAGGAATTATCTCATCAGCTTGACCGTGCATAATTAATACTGGACAGTTCACCTTTTTGATTTTTTCTAAATTATTGAATTTATCAAATGGCAAAATTTTTATTGGTACTACAACTTGAAAAGCCGAAGTAAAGGTACTTTCTATAATTAAACCTCCTACTGGCTGCCGAGCCGCCAAATCTACTGCTGAACCTCCTCCCACTGAACGTCCAAAAACAATAATATTCTTTGGTAGTATTTTTAAATCTTTGGTTAAATAGTTGTAAGCTGCATCAATATCTTGATAAGCGTTATTTTCCGTAGGTCTTCCTGCGCTTGTACCGTAACCCCGATAATCATAAGCCAACACATTGAACCCTAAGTCTCTTAATTGTTCTAGAAATTGTCTAATCTCGCCTAAATCTTCTGCATTCCCATGAGCATAAATAATTGTGTACTTAGCTGTAGGATTCACTAAATGAACTGCTGAAATTTTCGTTTCTCCCCCACTCTTGAGCTTCTTGATTTCTTGAGTATCAAGATAGCTAGATGGTTGAGGCAAGAAAATCATACTATCTGCTCGAAAATAAACATACACAGCCAAAAATAGATAAATAAAAATTATTGAGCTTAACAATCTTTTCCAGGTAAAATCACCAATTAAAATTTTTTTTCAGACGCTGTTTATCCATTTTTACTCTGTTGACTATAACTTGCCAAAATAAATTACCAACGTTTTTTTACCTTTCCCCTTTTTGGCAAGTAGCTAACACTAGTTAAGCTAAGAGCATTAGCAACAGCAGTTAGATGATTTGAGTTTTTAAGGGAATGACTTGATGTAGCATAAATATATCTATTTGTATTACATAGATGCTGATTGTTTTTTCTTTTTCAGTTTTGACACCAAAATATGAGGTGATTTTTTTATCAAGTTTTTTATATTAACTCTTGCTGGAGAATCCCCGCAAAAAAAAGTTGATACAACGAGTTGATTCAGCGATGCTGCTATCTAACTTCTGCCTGCTTTGTTTATAAGTGCATAAATCTCCAGACGCAAAGCTATTGAGTAAATGTAAGACATCAATTAAGACAACCACTGGAGAAAATCATGTTTAACAAGAGCATTGACAAAAACCAAGCTTTAGTAAAAAAAGCTCTCGTCGCTTGTTCTTTGATTGGTATTGTTTTAAGTAGTAACATAGCTCAAGCTAGTACCCCCATTGTAGTTAAAGGCACAAAATGTCACCCTGGTTCTCCTGTAGGATTTTGTTGCCCTAACGATGGTACCTCCAGTGGCCCATATTGTCCGGCTCGTCGCATTGCTCCCAAAACTCAAAATTGAGGAAAAAATTTTTGCAGCTACTTCTGCCATAAGACATTGACGCTGCATTACTTAAATCTTTAGCCTGTTCACCTACTCTTGGCCAAAGCTTCCCGTAATACTACTTTTAGAGAAAAAACTTTCTGTATGAAAGCTTGCTTTGCTTTTACTGTTATAGTACATTTGTCCTAGCCGTTCCTGGTTCTGATTGCCCCACAAAATCTGTGGGGTTTTTGTTGCTTTTTTGCAAGTTAGCCTTCCTTTTAGCCAAAAATCTGTATTCACATAAATTATCTTTGCCATGTTCATACTTGCTGGCTTTTACCGACTCTGCCATCTCTGGAGCAGAGAATTTAACTACCAGCTATTAGTACACTTTTGCGTGTCAAATTAGCGACCCCAATTCTAAAATCAACAGGGATATCTCACTGCCACACAATTACTGACGCTCAGTCTCAGGTTTATTCCAATGCCTTGAGTTGCTTCACTGCCTAACGCTCCTGTGGGGTCAACTCTTTCCAAACAGCCGATTTAAACTCACTCGTCCATTCTTCTGTCAGCGTGGCTATCATTTCCCAAGACTGATCCGCAATACACCCTCTAATCAATTCCACATTGCCGAGTAGTTCCTCCTCTCTGGTTAATCTCAAGGTAGAACCAGAGGTGAAACGGGAGGTGGAACACTCTTCTATTACCTGTGGTGATTGAGTTTGAGGTTCAGAAACAATTTGTTCCACCCCCTGCCCCTCTAAACTTTATTACCCATTCGGTTTGAGTCTTTTAAACCTTTTTTGTAGTACTAATGTAGTTATTTAGTAGTCTTTTTTGTTGGCTATTATTTTCTTTTTCAGTTTTGACCCAAAAAACGGGAAAAACTTTTTTGCGTACTGTGCGGAAACTCAAATTTTTTCAACTGACATGAAATTAACGTCAATCTGACTAGGTTTTACCATAGATTTACCAAGGATTTGACATAGGTTGACTGCGCTTCTTGTTATGACTCCCATGAAATTGACATGGTTCTGACATGAAATTCACGTCTATCCAACATGAAACTGCCATAGATTTCACATAAAACTGGCATGGCACACTGATGTGTTTTGTCACTCTAAAAAACACATACTTAAAGACCTAGAGAAATTGTTCTATGAGTCAGCCCACATCAGCAGTAGAAGGGGGTAGTTCTTGACTCAGTGAGAATATGACTCTCTAGCTAACAGTCTCTATGACTGTCGTTCAAAGATGAATAATATTGAGGCACAGGAGTTGGTCTTTGGGTGAATAGGTTCGATTAACCTGAGTAATCGGTAATTGCGCCGATGAAATTCCTCAATCCATGATGAGACTGTTCTAAAGTACCAAGGGGCCGGGTGAAATTCTTCGTTTCCTATTCCTTGCCAGTTAGTCTCGCGCCATCCATTCTCGTATGGCAACTCACCACCAGCTATGTGAGGGTGGAGTGTTTGAATAATTATTTTGCCGTTAGGCTTTAGCAAGCTTTGACTCGCCTGGGCTATCTCAGATAGGGTGTTTTCTCCCAGAAGAGAAAAGTTACAGATGAAGCAGTCAAACTGTTTTATGCTGCCAAAGCTCTGTAAGGGCAAATCACGGTAGGAACTGACAACAAAGCGCTCATCCCCTTGGGAGCGTGCTGTTTCCACCATTTGGGCAATAGCGTCTACTCCCCAGCCGTCAAACCCACGCTTCCATAGTTCCCGGCACAACCAACCTTCACCACACCCTATATCTAAGAACGTTCCTAGTTTCAGTTCAACAAAGGCTTCTAATATAGCGTTGTCTGTAACTAGAACACGGCTCTCTAGAAGCTTTTGCTCAACTACGCGCGTCCAAGAGTCGGCATTTATCGCCCATGAACAGAGAATTTGTTGTTCTTTATTGTCCATAGTTCAACTAGTCAATGATAATCCAGAGGTGGAACGGGGGGTGGAACGGGGGGTGGAACAGGGTTCTATTGCTTGTGGTAATTGGCTTTGAGCCTCAACTACAGTTTGTTCCACCCCCTGCCCCTCTAAACTTTTTTCATTTACAGGTGGTTGTATTGTTTCAACTGGTGTTACTTCTGGCGCTGCTGTTGAGGGCAGTATCTCTTGGGCAGTTTCATTACTGCTATCAAAATTTGGAAAAGTTTAGAGGGGATAGGTGGAACAGGTGGAACACTCTGGCTCTAAGTCAGTTGTAGCAAGGGCTTGGGGCTGTTCCACCTCCTGTTCCACCCCCGTTCCACCTGCTGTTCCACCTTTTATTGGGGTAAATATAGCCTTGATACCGTTGGCCAAATATTTCTTGATATTTGTCACTCCGATTTTAGCTTTACTTTATTTACAAAACTTCATCAGCTTCAACTGGTGAATTA encodes the following:
- a CDS encoding transposase — its product is MWNEYNNPRHIRTLNGVVELQLKIRRCQNKSCMRYKKAYRPEQEGSLALPQNEFGLDVIAYIGALRYQEHRSVPQIHTHLELKGICISKRTVTHLIDRYDELLSLWLKDHKRLKAIVANQGRVILAIDGMQPEIGHEVLWVIRDCLSGEILLAKTLLSSRNEDLVALLLEVANTLDVPIDGVVSDGQQSIRKAVGLALPKIAHGLCHYHYLKEAIKPIYEADRNAKKELKKKVRGLREIERSVTNEDKDLVTIIEDYCSAVRSSITNDGHPPLEASGLKLQENLTLIEQSLERMEKRSALPPPLVNLKHLLAKGLSATASLFSPVRVAYQWVDKASNILNNKIGLDAAGVKQSYQQLLTEMSQQKQKAGTLNTAIDNFIKTTHSYWSGLFHCYEIEDFPRTNNDLEHAFGMLRYHQRRCTGRKVAPSSLVIRGSVKLACAIATKLHSFTASDLAQVDIHTWLELRSQLQKHHKARIEQYRFRRDPKAYLANLESRLL
- a CDS encoding alpha/beta hydrolase codes for the protein MIFLPQPSSYLDTQEIKKLKSGGETKISAVHLVNPTAKYTIIYAHGNAEDLGEIRQFLEQLRDLGFNVLAYDYRGYGTSAGRPTENNAYQDIDAAYNYLTKDLKILPKNIIVFGRSVGGGSAVDLAARQPVGGLIIESTFTSAFQVVVPIKILPFDKFNNLEKIKKVNCPVLIMHGQADEIIPFTHAQKLYAASPSPKLKLWVDNASHNDFYGVAGQRYKNILREFTNLVSSSQKS
- a CDS encoding class I SAM-dependent methyltransferase — its product is MDNKEQQILCSWAINADSWTRVVEQKLLESRVLVTDNAILEAFVELKLGTFLDIGCGEGWLCRELWKRGFDGWGVDAIAQMVETARSQGDERFVVSSYRDLPLQSFGSIKQFDCFICNFSLLGENTLSEIAQASQSLLKPNGKIIIQTLHPHIAGGELPYENGWRETNWQGIGNEEFHPAPWYFRTVSSWIEEFHRRNYRLLRLIEPIHPKTNSCASILFIFERQS